In Apis cerana isolate GH-2021 linkage group LG5, AcerK_1.0, whole genome shotgun sequence, a single genomic region encodes these proteins:
- the LOC107994427 gene encoding protein unc-79 homolog isoform X11, translating to MGTRFAAFSLKLTSLHDYYQRLLHGSQPVPSGLDMANTLKFFSQMLLSLLKEVREAPLEMVKSQKYDAERMALYPNLDYKQLYNALTQLIDVVSSIHAGLQAFGQALLQCIACLLPFLDHDLIDNVAYLTASSISVLPLELHQDIVNYLCFYILPFTITRKTEDGTENAASQSIAAVIMMIFQYSTNPAHHCQLLECLMALKPGVVKDILCVVAYGTAPARASAAKLLFYYWPSFNPNLFDRRAVLVKFANDLAPFVCQRDSCPNAGSAEAGKVCYDHRISITFASETPPPMYLCIECANEIHRSHPNQMFYDILHPMQQVSMICENKNCKATDKSAISVCFSTECASYNGNHPIRYCHKCHNNRHDKGRGEDHVYHTALPHISKLDSQTQTYMVQAIVSLLKEAEPLSMDSNRDISEISTNKDSAGFPGSGSSGGGSGGSGGQFDSATLEERQLLGRYGVWLLVGLCTPNQETSIEILGRLLSMLFHWFHVTAYSFDGTKKSLMHLIFSVGQAESALEKLKTEYVCGWLSEVMKTHYEVFISCLLPHPADYVRVGGHWETLASRTSHLKDGLNRLFCLVPYEVITPDVWDYVMPHWMEAMVNDVPEYELHELKMILCKILDRDMSPLGFDAKKMYNFVAKRFVNTCAKVQEQALNWLQTLTMLEISIPLCQLFSMFSDGVAVMGAMNSTESEQKPSKGTKKEDDEGNAICSVVENESGKSTPLSDDVVPTPRHMEFTTNAELNLSCCILMLDILLKQMELQNVDKHTGISTWVCKDACRLMKSILASNWNNCHVCATNSECTYCESSVIWHQLCLQLVTYMAPENPAYPPDKIVDESAEEHGRKSPEASRKGDSKSDVVISMPVPEMHSVGGVLAHMPQFFEQIMTATVETVSEQLDLAAIMPTEKVMSAFARAVTLSETDVATATVSVAKPRIIGENDEPLNLSPENETDDFWHTSVGKFRFNIEDLPEQLQYIHKLLKEIMTIDKPDILYYMLQCLNVMCLYGDAFNMAVKDHQGFFIWCQENLLIKNLWELLNGEHSHIAHVTVPLLLHCVTLPCGIDTFWRLIQEEFHNSDWRIRFVAVERVTLIARFMDSTPLRNVISLQAALANAFCYLIASMDDINVYVAQRATLYLGTIHDTAMRSLILCLETQFDSVIVDRPMVLQSLYQLHNSLSDRHILTWEFFLNRFDALFLEAQINLERSGDIPYLRDLRNTDLNSEIFMKKLHRAQEALSQSEGSGTNSIKTLSASFGTKWPYKRTMSAPASMIPRQDTKQDGHVHSLNMVDETSALPGYTHKIVDLEEADKETMHLLVFLLMQFLSRQDQAYPTDEKPLSKTQGIVLRHLYLLLGYNQTERIFHTSPQRLRVSPVFNVFIANLPQLLDQNHVMGWMMTPPVLAILQHCPCPPQGVPPSDHQTPTYSLWYLEPHNRRSWLMSLLVILYKCQYGQQPWCNQLQVLIKIVLNTLDTQHHQCKRIPATVVMSAPSRSRDVSQPSLGVDHELMTMGDMNAESPPMRTPIVSVHQRSPGPTHSQMETHWEESTPTCRYMNKHSSYSINADDTESELAAIPESPKSDSTLHGSSGGSLGELEETPIAVTRSISLHGSRITTDILTKTDWNNQNVIKKSEGISRPTWFLGSEEESHQSTKIGPQKKWSVHEGVKMMVTSTLLTGQADLQRYTSRIEKVTERAEKGILDKAIPEKPATEKAAQERNVTVQIAFNGDIASSKPFGLSTALATTLPAQVQKYDFSKEKMPPTGSSNSDSPNSKQLGRQKRIEQTVTIASPVSPGQVVTVTSSDQSSSPAVSSISSQITSTDNGQHPSWNEPPHPLTAPTVERLLPIGTTIRPTGPRPAQRILRCEDTYGSPESPLSKMDVLTVSSSFDQDSETCISSDITSPRSISQLEFPLPERLLPVGPHRDFTGLVEHVRQVLGVREIEDSNKYNNGNSGKTDGQAPIKQDSTTSENMSASLVPTSNEIQSSRSTSPRRLIKQVALESPPPAIESSDYPVRAFDPDRRGRAKDHVRIQRDKRKDSITGHDGPLTRRAESWSGPQLQPNFDIASQQAYHADFNLKQSLFRIGDDCIYERCSECGTIKEEYSDEELGLCIINLGTFIHREPSLAAPLLPEILRVVTKVALNAMYPWQSETNMHLPGGAISVAHQFLRCVLHQLAPNGVFLQMFQTHLNENTRMQFFKSVTQALVDFNELNPIAPLQLLLEALNAKKSLPMERLPIILFNIACYLDCLPLETGLSPGATTWSGLLAQFDGLFRRLVLILSSIEDTTPLLRIMISLLKVPGIQLKSMLDPFAKVLSYAIQNSTIKYNYLTDLCYLCHRGFIKDRDKHFFGRTIVFELIQAIKFKTTIPDSNFLLLLHFVLQDIGGSLPNTIALENIQTDISPIYNTNASESLKNQLSDVLDFLADFHTLSKVKSYSKGMQAGLNEDTLGGILKCGLAQFVALEITRGNNRENRAVARYLPWLYSAPSMIQQGAREYVDCIGHIRLLSWLLLGSLTHTSMYAGNNTHNNHGQSIPSAQPIPQEVSCHVADHVQVIFSGFPEQSKASVLHMSSLFHAFILCQLWTMYLEELSKNPSNNEGHITMNILLEFWGKITPCILQLVEYSKVLAEMVNLHFLSLLEALLECGSILLSKLLPLWSPILYSHHVQLPGHLQVRLQNCRDFPPNKMSEHFASSRRESNATLLRWLHRLQFKMGQIEMQSSTATQFYSI from the exons aTGGGGACTAGATTCGCAGCAT ttTCGTTGAAGCTGACTAGCCTTCACGACTATTATCAGAGACTTCTTCATGGCAGTCAACCTGTACCCTCCGGTCTCGACATGGCGAACAcgttgaaattcttttctcaaatGTTGTTGT cTCTGTTGAAAGAAGTGCGGGAGGCACCCCTCGAAATGGTGAAATCGCAAAAGTACGACGCGGAACGGATGGCCCTTTACCCCAACCTGGACTACAAACAGTTGTACAACGCCCTCACCCAGCTGATCGACGTCGTCTCCTCCATTCACGCAGGCCTCCAAG CGTTTGGCCAGGCATTGCTACAGTGCATCGCGTGCCTCCTACCATTTCTCGACCACGATTTAATCGACAACGTTGCCTATTTGACGGCCAGCTCGATCTCCGTGCTTCCCCTCGAACTTCACCAGGACATCGTCAATTATCTCTGTTTCTACATTCTTCCATTCACCATCA CAAGGAAAACTGAAGATGGAACGGAAAACGCGGCCAGTCAGTCGATAGCAGCCGTCATCATGATGATCTTTCAGTATTCTACTAATCCAG CGCACCATTGTCAATTATTGGAATGCCTGATGGCATTGAAGCCGGGCGTCGTCAAGGACATTCTATGCGTGGTCGCCTACGGCACAGCGCCCGCGAGAGCCTCGGCTGCCAAATTGCTCTTCTACTACTGGCCTTCGTTCAACCCCAACCTCTTCGACCGCAGGGCCGTCCTGGTCAAATTCGCGA ATGACTTGGCGCCGTTCGTGTGTCAAAGGGACTCCTGTCCGAACGCGGGCAGCGCAGAGGCGGGCAAAGTGTGCTACGATCATCGCATATCCATCACCTTCGCCTCCGAGACACCGCCGCCCATGTACCTTTGCATCGAGTGCGCCAACGAGATTCACAGATCTCATCCCAATCAAATGTTCTACGATATTTTGCACCCCATGCAACAAGTGTCAATGATATGCGAGAACAAG AATTGCAAAGCGACGGACAAATCGGCGATCAGCGTCTGTTTCTCGACCGAGTGCGCGAGTTACAACGGGAATCATCCGATCCGCTACTGCCACAAGTGTCACAACAATCGTCACGACAAGGGGCGAGGGGAGGACCACGTGTATCACACCGCGCTCCCGCACATCTCGAAACTGGACTCCCAGACGCAGACTTACATGGTCCAGGCGATCGTCAG CCTGCTTAAGGAAGCTGAACCGCTAAGTATGGATAGTAACCGAGACATCTCGGAAATAAGTACTAATAAGGACAGCGCAGGATTCCCAGGGAGCGGGAGCAGCGGCGGTGGTTCCGGGGGCAGCGGCGGCCAATTCGATTCGGCGACCCTCGAGGAGAGGCAGCTGCTAGGGAGATACGGTGTCTGGCTGTTGGTCGGGCTTTGCACCCCGAACCAGGAAACGTCGATCGAAATTCTCGGCCGTTTATTGTCAATGCTATTTCATTGGTTTCATGTTACTGCCTACTCTTTCGATGGTACTAAAAAAAGCCTTATGCACCTTATCTTTTCTGTTG gacAAGCGGAGAGCGCGTTGGAGAAACTGAAAACCGAATACGTGTGCGGATGGCTGTCAGAGGTGATGAAAACTCACTACGAGGTCTTCATCTCCTGCCTTCTTCCCCATCCAGCGGACTACGTCCGTGTAGGAGGGCACTG GGAGACGCTTGCCTCGAGGACGTCGCATCTGAAGGACGGATTGAATCGTCTGTTCTGCTTGGTTCCTTACGAGGTGATCACTCCAGACGTTTGGGACTACGTGATGCCACACTGGATGGAGGCGATGGTGAACGACGTGCCCGAGTACGAGCTTCACgagttaaaaatgattttatg CAAAATATTGGACAGAGACATGAGTCCTCTCGGCTTCGACGCTAAGAAAATGTACAATTTCGTGGCGAAACGATTTGTCAACACTTGCGCCAAGGTTCAAGAGCAAGCTCTGAATTGGCTGCAAACCTTGACTATGCTCGAGATCAGCATCCCCCTCTGTCAACTGTTCTCCATGTTCAGCGATGGGGTGGCCGTCATGGGCGCCATGAACTCCACGGAGTCTGAGCAGAAGCCGAGTAAAGGCACCAAGAAGGAGGATGACGAGGGAAACGCCATAT GTTCTGTGGTCGAAAACGAATCGGGGAAATCGACGCCATTGTCCGACGACGTGGTCCCAACACCGAGACACATGGAATTCACCACGAATGCCGAACTAAATCTGTCTTGTTGCATTCTCATGCTCGATATATTGTTGAAACag ATGGAGTTGCAGAACGTGGACAAGCACACAGGGATCAGTACGTGGGTATGCAAGGACGCGTGTCGTCTGATGAAGTCGATTCTCGCCTCCAATTGGAACAACTGTCACGTGTGCGCCACGAACAGCGAGTGCACCTATTGCGAGTCGAGCGTGATCTGGCATCAGTTGTGCCTCCAGCTTGTCACCTACATGGCACCGGAAAATCCCGCTTATCCGCCTGAC AAAATCGTGGACGAGTCGGCGGAAGAACACGGGAGGAAGAGTCCAGAGGCGTCGAGGAAAGGAGACTCGAAATCCGACGTGGTGATCAGTATGCCTGTACCGGAAATGCATTCGGTCGGTGGCGTTCTTGCCCACATGCCTCAG TTCTTCGAACAGATCATGACAGCCACAGTAGAGACAGTTTCGGAGCAGCTGGACCTCGCGGCTATCATGCCCACCGAGAAGGTTATGTCCGCTTTTGCACGTGCCGTCACCCTTTCCGAGACTGACGTAG CGACAGCGACCGTGAGCGTGGCCAAACCAAGAATAATAGGAGAGAATGACGAGCCATTAAATCTGAGTCCGGAAAACGAGACGGATGATTTCTGGCACACCTCTGTTGGAAAGTTTCGATTCAATATCGAGGATCTTCCCGAACAATTGCAGTATATTCATAAACTTTTGAAG GAGATCATGACGATCGACAAACCCGACATACTCTACTACATGCTCCAATGTTTAAACGTGATGTGCCTTTACGGCGATGCTTTCAACATGGCGGTGAAGGATCATCAAGGATTCTTCATATGGtgtcaagaaaatttattgataaaaaa TCTATGGGAACTTCTAAACGGCGAGCATTCTCACATAGCCCACGTCACAGTGCCATTGTTGCTCCATTGCGTGACTTTGCCTTGTGGAATAGATACCTTCTGGCGACTGATACAGGAAGAGTTCCACAATTCTGATTGGCGTATTCGTTTCGTGGCAG TCGAAAGAGTTACACTGATCGCAAGATTCATGGATTCTACTCCTCTGAGGAACGTCATCAGCCTCCAAGCTGCCCTAGCAAATGCATTCTGCTATCTAATCGCAAGTATGGACGACATAAATGTGTACGTTGCTCAGAGAGCCACCTTGTACCTTGGCACCATCCACGATACAGCTATGAGA TCCCTGATCCTCTGCTTGGAGACCCAATTCGATTCAGTGATAGTCGACCGGCCGATGGTTCTCCAATCATTGTACCAGTTGCACAACAGTCTCAGTGATAGACATATTTTGACTTGGGAATTTTTCCTCAATCGTTTCGACGCGCTCTTCCTCGAGGCGCAAATCAATTTGGAAAGATCTGGAGATATACCCTATCTACGCG ATCTCAGAAATACGGATTTGAACAGCGAAATCTTCATGAAGAAGTTGCACAGAGCGCAGGAGGCGTTGTCTCAGTCGGAAGGAAGCGGAACTAACTCCATAAAGACGTTGAGCGCGAGTTTCGGCACGAAATGGCCCTACAAACGCACCATGTCGGCGCCAGCGTCGATGATTCCTCGCCAAGATACTAAACAAG ATGGTCATGTTCATTCGTTAAACATGGTGGATGAAACTAGCGCGTTACCAGGATACACTCACAAAATTGTAGACTTGGAGGAAGCTGACAAAGAGACCATGCACTTATTGGTTTTTCTTTTGATGCAATTTCTCTCCAGACAGGATcag GCTTATCCAACGGATGAGAAACCTCTATCAAAAACGCAAGGAATCGTTCTACGTCATTTGTATCTTCTACTAGGCTACAACCAAACTGAACGCATTTTTCATACTTCTCCGCAACGATTaag AGTTTCACCTGTATTCAACGTCTTTATCGCCAATCTTCCTCAACTTCTGGACCAGAATCATGTAATGGGATGGATGATGACGCCTCCAGTTCTAGCCATACTTCAACATTGTCCTTGTCCTCCGCAAGGTGTGCCTCCATCCGATCATCAAACACCCACGTATAGCTTATGGTATCTCGAACCGCATAATAGACGCTCTTGGTTAATGTCTCTCCTCGTTATACTGTATAAG TGTCAATACGGTCAGCAACCATGGTGTAATCAATTGCAAGTGTTGATCAAAATCGTACTGAACACTTTAGATACGCAGCACCATCAATGCAAAAGAATTCCAGCTACCGTGGTAATGAGCGCTCCATCCAGATCACGTG aCGTATCGCAACCGTCTCTAGGTGTGGATCACGAGCTGATGACAATGGGAGATATGAACGCCGAGAGTCCTCCAATGAGAACTCCTATAGTATCGGTGCACCAAAGAAGTCCAGGACCAACGCATAGTCAGATGGAAACTCATTGGGAAGAAAGCACACCTACTTGTCGTTACATGAACAAACATTCCAG CTACTCGATCAATGCGGATGATACGGAGTCCGAGCTGGCTGCAATACCCGAGAGCCCAAAATCTGACAGCACCTTGCATGGCAGCAGTGGTGGATCGCTCGGCGAGCTGGAGGAAACACCGATCGCTGTCACGAGAAGCATTTCGCTACACGGGTCTAGAATCACGACCGATATTTTGACGAAAACGGATTGGAACAATCAGAATGTTATCAAGAAGTCGGAAGGAATCAGCAGACCTACTTGGTTTCTTGGAAGCGAGGAAGAATCTCATCag AGTACGAAGATTGGACCTCAAAAGAAGTGGAGTGTGCACGAAGGAGTAAAGATGATGGTGACGAGTACTTTGTTAACTGGTCAAGCAGATCTACAAAGATACACTTCAAGAATCGAGAAAGTGACGGAAAGGGCGGAGAAAGGGATTCTGGATAAAGCGATCCCAGAGAAACCAGCGACAGAGAAAGCTGCTCAAGAAAGGAACGTCACTGTACAAATAGCTTTTAATGGAGACATTGCCTCCTCGAAACCTTTTGGATTATCCACTGCCCTTGCGACTACTTTACCTGCCCAAGTTCAAAA atatgatttttcgaaagaaaagatgCCTCCAACAGGCTCCAGTAATTCAGATTCACCGAATTCTAAGCAATTGGGTCGTCAGAAGCGCATAGAGCAGACAGTGACCATAGCCTCGCCTGTGTCACCAGGTCAAGTGGTTACGGTGACGAGCAGCGACCAATCGAGTTCTCCAGCGGTGAGCTCGATTTCGTCTCAGATCACGAGCACGGATAATGGACAACATCCGAGCTGGAACGAGCCTCCTCATCCTCTAACTGCACCGACTGTTGAGAGACTTTTGCCAATTGGCACCACTATTCGTCCGACtg GTCCAAGACCAGCTCAGAGAATTCTGCGTTGCGAAGACACTTACGGATCGCCTGAATCACCATTGTCCAAGATGGACGTGTTGACAGTCA GTTCTTCGTTCGATCAAGATAGTGAAACGTGCATATCTAGCGATATAACGAGTCCTCGAAGTATTTCGCAGCTGGAGTTTCCATTGCCTGAACGATTGTTACCAGTTGGTCCTCACAGAGACTTCACCGGTCTCGTCGAGCATGTTCGTCAGGTACTTGGTGTCCGAGAGATTGAAG ATTCCAACAAATACAATAACGGAAATAGCGGAAAAACTGATGGACAAGCACCGATAAAACAAGATAGCACAACATCTGAGAACATG TCAGCGTCTCTAGTTCCAACATCGAACGAGATACAATCGAGCAGATCGACGAGTCCAAGGAGATTGATCAAGCAGGTAGCTCTGGAATCGCCGCCTCCAGCGATAGAGTCCTCGGATTATCCTGTTCGAGCATTCGATCCCGATCGAAGAGGCAGAGCAAAGGATCACGTTCGTATTCAACGAGACAAGCGAAAGGATAGTATCACTGGCCACGATGGTCCGTTAACCAGGCGTGCAGAATCCTG GTCTGGTCCTCAATTGCAGCCTAATTTCGATATTGCCTCGCAACAGGCCTATCACGCTGATTTCAACTTGAAGCAAAGTTTATTTCGCATTGGAGACGATTGTATTTACGAGAG ATGTTCAGAGTGTGGAACGATAAAGGAGGAATATTCAGATGAGGAACTTGGTCTATGTATTATCAACCTGGGTACGTTCATCCATCGTGAACCATCCTTGGCAGCTCCACTTTTGCCAGAAATTTTACGTGTCGTCACAAA GGTGGCTCTCAATGCGATGTATCCTTGGCAAAGCGAGACCAACATGCATCTACCTGGTGGCGCAATCAGCGTGGCTCATCAGTTCCTCCGATGCGTACTTCATCAATTAGCGCCTAATGGTGTCTTCTTGCAAATGTTCCAAACTCATTTAAATG AAAATACGAGAATGCAATTCTTTAAGAGTGTTACTCAGGCTCTAGTCGACTTCAATGAATTGAATCCAATAGCACCTCTGCAATTATTGCTCGAG GCCCTAAATGCGAAAAAATCTCTGCCAATGGAACGCCTCCCGATAATACTATTCAACATAGCCTGTTATCTGGATTGTTTGCCCCTTGAAACGGGCTTGAGCCCAGGTGCAACAACCTGGAGCGGTCTTCTCGCGCAATTCGATGGCCTATTTCGTAGACTAGTGTTGATACTCTCATCCATCGAGGATACCACTCCGTTATTAAGGATCATGATTTCTTTATTGAAGGTTCCGGGCATCCAATTGAAG aGCATGCTGGATCCCTTTGCCAAGGTGTTAAGTTACGCCATCCAGAATTCcactataaaatacaattatctgACAGACCTGTGTTATCTTTGTCATCGAGGTTTCATCAAAGACAGGGACAAACATTTTTTTGGAAGAACCATCGTATTCGAGCTGATTCAAGCGATTAAATTCAAGACTACGATACCGGATTCCAATTTCCTCTTGCTCTTGCATTTCGTGCTTCAG GATATCGGGGGCTCGTTACCTAATACGATCGCGTTGGAGAATATCCAAACAGACATATCACCGATTTACAATACGAACGCTTCCGAATCCCTGAAGAATCAACTGTCGGATGTGCTTGATTTCTTGGCAGATTTTCACACTTTAAGTAAAGTGAAg AGCTATAGCAAGGGAATGCAGGCTGGCCTGAACGAGGATACTTTAGGTGGTATCCTGAAATGTGGTCTCGCGCAATTTGTAGCTTTAGAAATCACTAGAGGCAACAATAGAGAGAACAGAGCTGTAGCTCGCTATCTTCCTTGGCTCTACAGCGCTCCCTCTATGATACAACAAGG AGCTCGAGAATATGTGGATTGTATAGGTCATATCAGATTACTATCATGGTTGCTGTTGGGCTCCCTTACGCACACTTCGATGTACGCTGGCAATAATACGCATAACAACCATGGCCAGTCGATCCCATCTGCACAACCAATACCGCAAGAAGTATCTTGTCATGTCGCGGATCATGTGCAAGTTATATTTTCCGGATTCCCGGAACAATCTAAAGCATCAGTTTTACACATGTCCTCATTATTTCATGCTTTCATATTGTGTcag CTATGGACGATGTATTTGGAAGAATTATCAAAGAATCCATCGAATAACGAAGGCCATattacaatgaatattttattggaattcTGGGGCAAGATAACGCCTTGTATATTACAATTAGTTGAATATTCGAAAGTC ttAGCCGAAATGGTCAATTTGCATTTCTTAAGTTTACTCGAAGCTCTTCTAGAATGTGGATCTATTCTGTTAAGTAAATTATTACCTCTTTGGAGTCCCATACTATATTCGCATCATGTTCAG tTACCAGGACATTTGCAAGTTCGTTTACAAAATTGTCGAGATTTTCCTCCTAACAAAATGTCTGAGCATTTTGCTTCGTCTCGACGAGAATCTAATGCGACACTTTTACGATGGCTACATCGATTACAGTTCAAAATGGGGCAAATAGAGATGCAATCTTCTACAGCCacacaattttattctatttaa